The genomic region TGATGGGGTTGCGGCGCTCGAAGGTGGCACCGTTGGCAGCTGGCCGGCTTTGTCCGCCGATCAGCAGGGTCACAAGCTGAGTCACCTCAGGCATGGGTTCGTCTCCGGGGGGCGTTGGACGTGAGCGGGCCAGATCAGGCGCGCTTGTAGGCTTGCAGGCCCGGCTTGATCGACTTGTCGTCCAGGAACTGCTTGAGGCCCTGCTCGCGGCCGCCCTCCGGATCGCGCAGCGTGGCCTGGTCCAGCTTGGCGTACAGGTAATCCTCGTTCTGCTCCCATGTCAGCTCGCGGCTGCGCTTGAAGCCGTGCTTGGCGGCGCGCAGGCACCACGGGGTTCTTCTCCAGCAGCTTCTCGGCCAGTGCCACGGTGCGCGCACGCAGGTGGGCACGCGGCACGCTCTCGTTGACGAGGCCCATGGCGGCGGCCTGCTGGACCGGTGAAGGTCTCGCCGGTCATGATGTAGTAGAGCGCCTGGCGGTGGCCCACGGTATCGGCCATCGCCTTGCTAACGAGGTTGCCCGGCGGAATGCCCCAGTTGATTTCCGACAGGCCGAAGGTAGCCTCGTCCGCCGCAATCGCCAGATCGCACGCCACCAGCGGCGAGAAGCCACCGCCGAAGCACCAGCCGTTGACCATCGCGATGGTCGGCTTGGCATACATGCGCAGCAGCTTCCATTGCCACTGGCAGGCATCGCGGCGGATCTTCTCCTGCAGGATTTCCGGGCCGGCGTCGACTTCGCGGAAGTACTCCTTCAAATCCATGCCGGCCGTCCACGCATCGCCTGCGCCGGTCCAGTACCAGCACCTTGGCATCGGCATCCAGCTCCAGCGCTTCGAGCACCTGGATCATCTCGAGTTTGAGCGTCGGGCTCATGGCATTGCGCCTTCTCGGGGCGGTTGAACGTCACCCATGCAATGCCTGGTCCACCTTTACGTCCACGGTTTGCCAGCGCCCTTGGTAATCAGCCATTTCCGTCTCCTTGATCTGTCGGCTGCTTGAGATGCCGCCGTCTTGTGTGCGGCGCGTCTCAGCTTGGTGCCAATTTAATATCAGGTAACCTGATATAACAAGGAGATTATCATTGCCGTAAACCCTGATCGAACAACACGTAGCAAAATGTGCGCATCTGCATAGGTGCACACCCACTCACATCCATGGCGGCCACACGAAACCAAACGCAACACCCCTAGCCCGCACAAGACGGCGCACCCGCAACGTCTGCACGACTGCCCTACCTGATCGGCCGCACCGATCGCATCGTCAAGCGCCGCCTGGGCGAGGTGCTGACCCCGCACGGGCTCACGGTGCGCAATTCACGGCGCTGTCTGTGCTGCACGCGCGCGGCAGCCTGTCGAACGCGCAACTGGCGGAGCGCTCGTTCATGTCGCCGCAGTCGGCCAAATGAAGTGGTGAAGGCGATGGAAGCCCGCGGCTGGGTGACGCGCACGCCCGATCCAACGCACGGCCGCATCGTCATGCTCGGGTTGACCGATGAAGCGCTCGCCTTGCTGGCGCTGTGCGACGAGGCCGTCAGCCGGCTCGAGCAGGAAATGCTGCAGGGAATCGACGCTGCGCACGCGGCTTTGCTGCACGATCTGCTGCTGCAATGCGGACGCAATCTGCGCTGAGGGGGGCCCTTCAGTTGCCACGGCAGTTGCCGTTATGCAATGTAATAAAGTCAGATCAAAGCGACATATTGATCGGCGGCCCCCGGCGCTAGAATGGCTGGTCCCTGCCTGTCGGGCCGGATCGAACAACCGTCGCCCTCCATCAACGCACCGCGGTTCTGAAACGCCTCCATGTGGATTGTCCAACTCGCGCTGCGAAGGCCGCTGACGTTCATCGTCCTCGCCCTGCTGATCCTGCTGGCGACGCCGTTTACGCTCATGCGTACGCCCACGGACATCTTCCCGGAAATCGACATTCCGGTCGCGAGCATCATCTGGAACTACAACGGCCTGCCCGCGAAGGAGATGGCCGACCGCATCGTCTCCGTCACCGAGCGCAGCCTGACGACCACCGTCAACGACATCGAGCACATCGAGTCGCAATCGTTGGGCGGCGTGTCGATCATCAAGGTCTTCTTCCAGCCCAACGCCAACATCCAGAACCGCACTCGCGCAGATCGTGGCGAGCACGCAGGCGCAGGTGCGGCAGTTGCCGCCGGGCACCACGCCGCCGCTGGTGATCAAGTATTCGGCGTCGAGCATTCCGATCCTGCAACTGGGCCTGTCGAGCAACACGCTTCGGAGCAGGAACTCAACGATGCGCGTGTGAACTTCCTGCGCCCGCGCCTGATCACGGTGCCGGGCCATTGCCGTGCCGTTCCCGTATGGCGGCAAGAGCCGGCAGATCACGGTCGATCTCGATACGCAGAAGCTGCTGGCGCAGGGCCTGACGCCCGTCGACATCGTCAACGCGGTAGGCGCGCAGAACCTGATCCTGCCGGCCGGCACGCAAAAGATCGACGCCACCGAATACGGCGTCACGCTCAACGGCACGCCGGGCAGCATCGCCGCGCTCAATGCGATTCCGGTAAGGACCAGCAACGGCGCCACGCTGTACCTCGGCGACGTGGCCCACGTGCGCGACGGTTTCTCGCCGCAGACCAACGTGGTGCGTCAGGACGGCCAGCGCGGGGTGCTGCTGTCCATCCTCAAGAACGGCGGCGCATCGACGCTCGATATCGTCAAACAACATCCACAAGCTGCTGCCGGCCGCGGCCGCCGCGCTGCCTCAAGACTTGAAGATCACGCCCCTGTTCGATCAGTCGCTGTTCGTGAAGGCGGCCATTGAAGGCGTGATCCGCGAGGCGCTGATCGCCGCATGCTGACGGCCGCGATGATCCTGCTGTTCCTGGGCAACTGGCGCAAGCACGGCCATCATTGCGGTGTCGATTCCGCTGTCGATTCTCTCGTCGATCATCGTGCTGCACCTGATCGGCGAGACCATCAACCTGATGACGCTGGGCGGCCTGGCGCTGGCGGTCGGGATTCTCGTGGACGACGCCACCGTCACCATCGAGAACATCGAGCGCCACCTGCACGAAGGCAAGGCGCCCGTCACCGCCATCCTGGATGGCGCCGCCGAAATTGCCGTGCCCGCCTTGTGTCCACAATCTGCATCTGCATCGTGTTCGTGCCGATGTTCTTCCTCACGGGCGTGGCGCGTTACCTGTTCGTGCCGATGGCCGAAGCGGTGATCTTCGCCATGCTGGCGTCATACGTGCTTTCGCGCACGCTGGTGCCGACGCTGGTGATGATGCTCATGACCGGCCACCGCGCATGACGCCGGAAAGCCGACGCAAAACCGAGCACGTTCGCCGCATCTACCGGGCGTTCAACACGCAGTTCGAACACATGCGCGGCAACTACGCCGCCATCTGGGCGGGCTGCTGGAGCGCCGCCGCGTATTCGCGCTGTCATTCCTGGGCTTCTGCGTGGCGTCGTGCGCGCTGTTCCTGGT from Arthrobacter methylotrophus harbors:
- a CDS encoding efflux RND transporter permease subunit, producing MPFPYGGKSRQITVDLDTQKLLAQGLTPVDIVNAVGAQNLILPAGTQKIDATEYGVTLNGTPGSIAALNAIPVRTSNGATLYLGDVAHVRDGFSPQTNVVRQDGQRGVLLSILKNGGASTLDIVKQHPQAAAGRGRRAASRLEDHAPVRSVAVREGGH